Proteins encoded within one genomic window of Rhododendron vialii isolate Sample 1 chromosome 1a, ASM3025357v1:
- the LOC131304454 gene encoding uncharacterized protein LOC131304454 isoform X4, with amino-acid sequence MEDDQMHFSIKETENDRHLLVLKLSEDDPLFQKKKKILEDKGFNRQGQVVLENYSGPDWTNKTMDILLQRARIMCSDEVELYFAGVDVTSVHLYNPRIELEALHTILSFLDKALCSGYHTINGILHDLRELSINMIQELGDKIRLETIIVTNYSWDKERYLLKWGESNGVRRKLEVAYVEGAGRGAIATEDLKVGDIALEIPVSAIISEELVHESDMFPILEKIDGISLETMMLLWSMKEKHNPDSKFKLYFDALPEVFNTGLSFGVNAIMALDGTLLLEETVQAKEHLRTQYNELFPALCNDHPGIFPTELYTWDQFLWACELWYSNGMKVMFTDGKLQTCLVPIAGFLNHSLCPHILHYGKVDSATNSLRFPLSRPCNAGEQCYLSYGKFSSSHLVTFYGFLPQGENPYDVMPLDIDATITDCSKDCCPLSSWTNHMVRGTWFSKNHGIFHYGLPPPLLHNFRRAQSPMLQANTHENLETELEILEDLRSTFEDMLETLGETDLDDSTSWDVKLAMEFKDQQRRIVSSIVTSCYYGCKLLEDELLKK; translated from the exons ATGGAGGACGACCAG ATGCATTTTTCTATTAAAGAAACTGAGAATGATCGGCATTTGTTAGTTCTTAAGCTCTCTGAAGACGACCCTCTTTTCCAGAAAAAGAAG AAAATACTGGAAGATAAAGGGTTTAATCGCCAAGGACAAGTAGTTTTGGAGAACTACAGTGGTCCTGATTGGACAAATAAAACGATGGATATACTGCTTCAAAGAGCAAGAATCATGTGCTCGGATGAG GTTGAACTTTACTTTGCTGGAGTTGATGTAACTTCCGTGCATCTTTACAATCCCAGAATTGAGCTGGAGGCTTTGCACACTATTCTCTCATTCCTTGATAAAGCCCTCTGCAGTGGTTATCATACCATAAATGGTATTCTGCATGACTTAAGGGAATTGAGTATTAATATGATTCAAGAACTCGGGGACAAGATCAGACTGGAGACTATAATTGTGACAAACTACAGCTGGGACAAGGAGAGATATTTATTAAAGTGGGGCGAGAGCAATGGTGTTCGAAGGAAATTGGAAGTAGCTT ACGTTGAGGGGGCTGGAAGAGGAGCCATAGCAACAGAAGATCTAAAAGTTGGGGACATTGCTCTGGAGATCCCTGTGTCTGCCATCATTTCGGAGGAGCTTGTTCATGAATCTGACATG TTCCCCATCTTGGAAAAGATTGATGGTATTTCTTTGGAGACAATGATGCTATTGTGGAGCATGAAGGAGAAGCACAATCCTGATTCAAAATTTAAGTTATACTTTGATGCATTACCTGAAGTATTTAATACAG GGTTGAGCTTTGGAGTTAATGCAATTATGGCTTTAGATGGGACATTATTACTAGAAGAGACAGTGCAGGCAAAAGAG CACTTGCGCACCCAGTACAACGAGTTATTTCCTGCACTATGCAATGATCATCCTGGTATATTTCCCACAGAGCTCTACACGTGGGATCAGTTCTTATGGGCTTGTGAGCTATGGTACTCTAATGGCATGAAAGTGATGTTCACCGATGGAAAGCTACAAACATGCTTGGTACCAATTGCCGGCTTTCTCAATCATTCT CTTTGCCCACACATATTGCACTATGGGAAAGTAGATTCTGCTACAAATTCATTGAGATTTCCTCTATCGAGACCATGTAATGCAGGAGAACAATGCTACCTTAGCTATGGGAAGTTCTCTAGTTCTCATCTAGTCACATTCTATGGTTTCTTGCCACAAGGAGAGAACCCTTATGATGTCATGCCTCTTG ATATAGATGCTACCATAACAGATTGTTCTAAGGATTGCTGCCCTTTGTCTAGTTGGACCAATCACATGGTGCGGGGTACTTGGTTCTCAAAGAACCATGGCATCTTTCATTATGGTTTGCCGCCTCCTTTATTACATAATTTTCGAAGAGCTCAGTCTCCTATGTTACAAGCTAATACCCAT GAGAACTTGGAAACTGAGTTGGAAATTCTAGAAGACCTTCGTTCTACCTTTGAAGACATGTTGGAAACCCTCGGTGAGACTGATCTTGATGACAG TACGAGTTGGGATGTAAAGCTAGCAATGGAGTTCAAAGATCAACAAAGAAGAATTGTCTCCTCAATTGTAACTTCTTGTTACTATGGTTGCAAGTTGTTAGAAGATGAATTGCTAAAAAAATAG
- the LOC131304444 gene encoding uncharacterized protein LOC131304444, translating into MLVANSFDLWQKDTFFAAAEEVQQSADIMESAYRTWERERREGLISENSEELCRELQTALGTAKWQLEEFEKAVRLSYRNRNDDFTMARHRQFVDAIETQISRVEMELRESFSKQGNQPLRWVNLNEEECNDLAAFLSGTSGISQTMKDQCALLGASVSSTFQENTCLKNKGCNQGISYHTKGSEDVLASNRDASYVIDIEATESHETRDAVNCQADRTSGTRRTWSSPEIGTCRIVIPDEYVQKIALLSTTEATPKEKGSKSVFWRRGFGDRRESKGGKLRYSQLRGVRWINKILVQVVGCQRKFQTPVDSNLSSVRYKLALMLTIVLTVPLVLYSTREKVV; encoded by the exons ATGTTGGTTGCCAACAGTTTTGATCTATGGCAAAAGGATACCTTCTTCGCAGCAGCCGAGGAGGTTCAGCAGTCTGCagatat AATGGAATCAGCATACAGGACatgggaaagagagaggagagaagggCTAATATCGGAGAATTCGGAAGAACTTTGTAGGGAGCTCCAAACTGCTTTAGGCACTGCAAAATGGCAG TTGGAAGAGTTTGAGAAGGCTGTAAGGCTGAGCTACAGAAACCGCAATGATGATTTCACAATGGCCAGGCATAGGCAGTTTGTTGATGCTATAGAAACCCAAATTTCCCGTGTGGAAATGGAGCTGCGAGAATCTTTTAGCAAGCAAGGTAACCAACCTCTTCGATGGGTGAACTTAAATGAAGAAGAATGCAATGATCTAGCTGCTTTTCTATCTGGAACTTCTGGAATCTCACAGACTATGAAAGATCAATGTGCTTTGTTAGGAGCTTCCGTAAGTAGCACTTTTCAGGAGAACACTTGCTTGAAAAACAAAGGGTGTAATCAAGGCATATCTTATCATACAAAGGGATCTGAGGATGTTCTTGCTAGTAATAGGGATGCTAGCTACGTCATAGATATAGAAGCAACAGAAAGTCATGAAACAAGGGACGCTGTGAACTGTCAAGCGGATAGAACATCGGGTACGAGGAGAACATGGAGTTCACCAGAAATTGGTACTTGTAGGATAGTGATTCCTGATGAATATGtgcaaaaaattgcattattatCAACTACTGAGGCTacaccaaaagaaaaagggtcCAAATCTGTCTTCTGGAGGCGGGGGTTTGGAGATCGTCGAGAGTCAAAGGGAGGAAAATTAAGATACTCCCAGCTAAGAGGGGTTAGATGGATCAATAAG ATCTTGGTTCAAGTTGTTGGGTGTCAGAGAAAATTCCAAACTCCTGTAGATTCAAACTTGAGTTCTGTCCGATACAAGCTTGCATTAATGCTAACTATTGTTCTGACTG
- the LOC131304454 gene encoding uncharacterized protein LOC131304454 isoform X1: protein MLIICKLLSLSVGDTISKMHFSIKETENDRHLLVLKLSEDDPLFQKKKKILEDKGFNRQGQVVLENYSGPDWTNKTMDILLQRARIMCSDEVELYFAGVDVTSVHLYNPRIELEALHTILSFLDKALCSGYHTINGILHDLRELSINMIQELGDKIRLETIIVTNYSWDKERYLLKWGESNGVRRKLEVAYVEGAGRGAIATEDLKVGDIALEIPVSAIISEELVHESDMFPILEKIDGISLETMMLLWSMKEKHNPDSKFKLYFDALPEVFNTGLSFGVNAIMALDGTLLLEETVQAKEHLRTQYNELFPALCNDHPGIFPTELYTWDQFLWACELWYSNGMKVMFTDGKLQTCLVPIAGFLNHSLCPHILHYGKVDSATNSLRFPLSRPCNAGEQCYLSYGKFSSSHLVTFYGFLPQGENPYDVMPLDIDATITDCSKDCCPLSSWTNHMVRGTWFSKNHGIFHYGLPPPLLHNFRRAQSPMLQANTHENLETELEILEDLRSTFEDMLETLGETDLDDRSTSWDVKLAMEFKDQQRRIVSSIVTSCYYGCKLLEDELLKK, encoded by the exons ATGTTAATCATATGTAAACTACTTTCACTTTCTGTTGGTGATACTATATCTAAG ATGCATTTTTCTATTAAAGAAACTGAGAATGATCGGCATTTGTTAGTTCTTAAGCTCTCTGAAGACGACCCTCTTTTCCAGAAAAAGAAG AAAATACTGGAAGATAAAGGGTTTAATCGCCAAGGACAAGTAGTTTTGGAGAACTACAGTGGTCCTGATTGGACAAATAAAACGATGGATATACTGCTTCAAAGAGCAAGAATCATGTGCTCGGATGAG GTTGAACTTTACTTTGCTGGAGTTGATGTAACTTCCGTGCATCTTTACAATCCCAGAATTGAGCTGGAGGCTTTGCACACTATTCTCTCATTCCTTGATAAAGCCCTCTGCAGTGGTTATCATACCATAAATGGTATTCTGCATGACTTAAGGGAATTGAGTATTAATATGATTCAAGAACTCGGGGACAAGATCAGACTGGAGACTATAATTGTGACAAACTACAGCTGGGACAAGGAGAGATATTTATTAAAGTGGGGCGAGAGCAATGGTGTTCGAAGGAAATTGGAAGTAGCTT ACGTTGAGGGGGCTGGAAGAGGAGCCATAGCAACAGAAGATCTAAAAGTTGGGGACATTGCTCTGGAGATCCCTGTGTCTGCCATCATTTCGGAGGAGCTTGTTCATGAATCTGACATG TTCCCCATCTTGGAAAAGATTGATGGTATTTCTTTGGAGACAATGATGCTATTGTGGAGCATGAAGGAGAAGCACAATCCTGATTCAAAATTTAAGTTATACTTTGATGCATTACCTGAAGTATTTAATACAG GGTTGAGCTTTGGAGTTAATGCAATTATGGCTTTAGATGGGACATTATTACTAGAAGAGACAGTGCAGGCAAAAGAG CACTTGCGCACCCAGTACAACGAGTTATTTCCTGCACTATGCAATGATCATCCTGGTATATTTCCCACAGAGCTCTACACGTGGGATCAGTTCTTATGGGCTTGTGAGCTATGGTACTCTAATGGCATGAAAGTGATGTTCACCGATGGAAAGCTACAAACATGCTTGGTACCAATTGCCGGCTTTCTCAATCATTCT CTTTGCCCACACATATTGCACTATGGGAAAGTAGATTCTGCTACAAATTCATTGAGATTTCCTCTATCGAGACCATGTAATGCAGGAGAACAATGCTACCTTAGCTATGGGAAGTTCTCTAGTTCTCATCTAGTCACATTCTATGGTTTCTTGCCACAAGGAGAGAACCCTTATGATGTCATGCCTCTTG ATATAGATGCTACCATAACAGATTGTTCTAAGGATTGCTGCCCTTTGTCTAGTTGGACCAATCACATGGTGCGGGGTACTTGGTTCTCAAAGAACCATGGCATCTTTCATTATGGTTTGCCGCCTCCTTTATTACATAATTTTCGAAGAGCTCAGTCTCCTATGTTACAAGCTAATACCCAT GAGAACTTGGAAACTGAGTTGGAAATTCTAGAAGACCTTCGTTCTACCTTTGAAGACATGTTGGAAACCCTCGGTGAGACTGATCTTGATGACAG AAGTACGAGTTGGGATGTAAAGCTAGCAATGGAGTTCAAAGATCAACAAAGAAGAATTGTCTCCTCAATTGTAACTTCTTGTTACTATGGTTGCAAGTTGTTAGAAGATGAATTGCTAAAAAAATAG
- the LOC131304454 gene encoding uncharacterized protein LOC131304454 isoform X2 → MLIICKLLSLSVGDTISKMHFSIKETENDRHLLVLKLSEDDPLFQKKKKILEDKGFNRQGQVVLENYSGPDWTNKTMDILLQRARIMCSDEVELYFAGVDVTSVHLYNPRIELEALHTILSFLDKALCSGYHTINGILHDLRELSINMIQELGDKIRLETIIVTNYSWDKERYLLKWGESNGVRRKLEVAYVEGAGRGAIATEDLKVGDIALEIPVSAIISEELVHESDMFPILEKIDGISLETMMLLWSMKEKHNPDSKFKLYFDALPEVFNTGLSFGVNAIMALDGTLLLEETVQAKEHLRTQYNELFPALCNDHPGIFPTELYTWDQFLWACELWYSNGMKVMFTDGKLQTCLVPIAGFLNHSLCPHILHYGKVDSATNSLRFPLSRPCNAGEQCYLSYGKFSSSHLVTFYGFLPQGENPYDVMPLDIDATITDCSKDCCPLSSWTNHMVRGTWFSKNHGIFHYGLPPPLLHNFRRAQSPMLQANTHENLETELEILEDLRSTFEDMLETLGETDLDDSTSWDVKLAMEFKDQQRRIVSSIVTSCYYGCKLLEDELLKK, encoded by the exons ATGTTAATCATATGTAAACTACTTTCACTTTCTGTTGGTGATACTATATCTAAG ATGCATTTTTCTATTAAAGAAACTGAGAATGATCGGCATTTGTTAGTTCTTAAGCTCTCTGAAGACGACCCTCTTTTCCAGAAAAAGAAG AAAATACTGGAAGATAAAGGGTTTAATCGCCAAGGACAAGTAGTTTTGGAGAACTACAGTGGTCCTGATTGGACAAATAAAACGATGGATATACTGCTTCAAAGAGCAAGAATCATGTGCTCGGATGAG GTTGAACTTTACTTTGCTGGAGTTGATGTAACTTCCGTGCATCTTTACAATCCCAGAATTGAGCTGGAGGCTTTGCACACTATTCTCTCATTCCTTGATAAAGCCCTCTGCAGTGGTTATCATACCATAAATGGTATTCTGCATGACTTAAGGGAATTGAGTATTAATATGATTCAAGAACTCGGGGACAAGATCAGACTGGAGACTATAATTGTGACAAACTACAGCTGGGACAAGGAGAGATATTTATTAAAGTGGGGCGAGAGCAATGGTGTTCGAAGGAAATTGGAAGTAGCTT ACGTTGAGGGGGCTGGAAGAGGAGCCATAGCAACAGAAGATCTAAAAGTTGGGGACATTGCTCTGGAGATCCCTGTGTCTGCCATCATTTCGGAGGAGCTTGTTCATGAATCTGACATG TTCCCCATCTTGGAAAAGATTGATGGTATTTCTTTGGAGACAATGATGCTATTGTGGAGCATGAAGGAGAAGCACAATCCTGATTCAAAATTTAAGTTATACTTTGATGCATTACCTGAAGTATTTAATACAG GGTTGAGCTTTGGAGTTAATGCAATTATGGCTTTAGATGGGACATTATTACTAGAAGAGACAGTGCAGGCAAAAGAG CACTTGCGCACCCAGTACAACGAGTTATTTCCTGCACTATGCAATGATCATCCTGGTATATTTCCCACAGAGCTCTACACGTGGGATCAGTTCTTATGGGCTTGTGAGCTATGGTACTCTAATGGCATGAAAGTGATGTTCACCGATGGAAAGCTACAAACATGCTTGGTACCAATTGCCGGCTTTCTCAATCATTCT CTTTGCCCACACATATTGCACTATGGGAAAGTAGATTCTGCTACAAATTCATTGAGATTTCCTCTATCGAGACCATGTAATGCAGGAGAACAATGCTACCTTAGCTATGGGAAGTTCTCTAGTTCTCATCTAGTCACATTCTATGGTTTCTTGCCACAAGGAGAGAACCCTTATGATGTCATGCCTCTTG ATATAGATGCTACCATAACAGATTGTTCTAAGGATTGCTGCCCTTTGTCTAGTTGGACCAATCACATGGTGCGGGGTACTTGGTTCTCAAAGAACCATGGCATCTTTCATTATGGTTTGCCGCCTCCTTTATTACATAATTTTCGAAGAGCTCAGTCTCCTATGTTACAAGCTAATACCCAT GAGAACTTGGAAACTGAGTTGGAAATTCTAGAAGACCTTCGTTCTACCTTTGAAGACATGTTGGAAACCCTCGGTGAGACTGATCTTGATGACAG TACGAGTTGGGATGTAAAGCTAGCAATGGAGTTCAAAGATCAACAAAGAAGAATTGTCTCCTCAATTGTAACTTCTTGTTACTATGGTTGCAAGTTGTTAGAAGATGAATTGCTAAAAAAATAG
- the LOC131304454 gene encoding uncharacterized protein LOC131304454 isoform X3, translating to MEDDQMHFSIKETENDRHLLVLKLSEDDPLFQKKKKILEDKGFNRQGQVVLENYSGPDWTNKTMDILLQRARIMCSDEVELYFAGVDVTSVHLYNPRIELEALHTILSFLDKALCSGYHTINGILHDLRELSINMIQELGDKIRLETIIVTNYSWDKERYLLKWGESNGVRRKLEVAYVEGAGRGAIATEDLKVGDIALEIPVSAIISEELVHESDMFPILEKIDGISLETMMLLWSMKEKHNPDSKFKLYFDALPEVFNTGLSFGVNAIMALDGTLLLEETVQAKEHLRTQYNELFPALCNDHPGIFPTELYTWDQFLWACELWYSNGMKVMFTDGKLQTCLVPIAGFLNHSLCPHILHYGKVDSATNSLRFPLSRPCNAGEQCYLSYGKFSSSHLVTFYGFLPQGENPYDVMPLDIDATITDCSKDCCPLSSWTNHMVRGTWFSKNHGIFHYGLPPPLLHNFRRAQSPMLQANTHENLETELEILEDLRSTFEDMLETLGETDLDDRSTSWDVKLAMEFKDQQRRIVSSIVTSCYYGCKLLEDELLKK from the exons ATGGAGGACGACCAG ATGCATTTTTCTATTAAAGAAACTGAGAATGATCGGCATTTGTTAGTTCTTAAGCTCTCTGAAGACGACCCTCTTTTCCAGAAAAAGAAG AAAATACTGGAAGATAAAGGGTTTAATCGCCAAGGACAAGTAGTTTTGGAGAACTACAGTGGTCCTGATTGGACAAATAAAACGATGGATATACTGCTTCAAAGAGCAAGAATCATGTGCTCGGATGAG GTTGAACTTTACTTTGCTGGAGTTGATGTAACTTCCGTGCATCTTTACAATCCCAGAATTGAGCTGGAGGCTTTGCACACTATTCTCTCATTCCTTGATAAAGCCCTCTGCAGTGGTTATCATACCATAAATGGTATTCTGCATGACTTAAGGGAATTGAGTATTAATATGATTCAAGAACTCGGGGACAAGATCAGACTGGAGACTATAATTGTGACAAACTACAGCTGGGACAAGGAGAGATATTTATTAAAGTGGGGCGAGAGCAATGGTGTTCGAAGGAAATTGGAAGTAGCTT ACGTTGAGGGGGCTGGAAGAGGAGCCATAGCAACAGAAGATCTAAAAGTTGGGGACATTGCTCTGGAGATCCCTGTGTCTGCCATCATTTCGGAGGAGCTTGTTCATGAATCTGACATG TTCCCCATCTTGGAAAAGATTGATGGTATTTCTTTGGAGACAATGATGCTATTGTGGAGCATGAAGGAGAAGCACAATCCTGATTCAAAATTTAAGTTATACTTTGATGCATTACCTGAAGTATTTAATACAG GGTTGAGCTTTGGAGTTAATGCAATTATGGCTTTAGATGGGACATTATTACTAGAAGAGACAGTGCAGGCAAAAGAG CACTTGCGCACCCAGTACAACGAGTTATTTCCTGCACTATGCAATGATCATCCTGGTATATTTCCCACAGAGCTCTACACGTGGGATCAGTTCTTATGGGCTTGTGAGCTATGGTACTCTAATGGCATGAAAGTGATGTTCACCGATGGAAAGCTACAAACATGCTTGGTACCAATTGCCGGCTTTCTCAATCATTCT CTTTGCCCACACATATTGCACTATGGGAAAGTAGATTCTGCTACAAATTCATTGAGATTTCCTCTATCGAGACCATGTAATGCAGGAGAACAATGCTACCTTAGCTATGGGAAGTTCTCTAGTTCTCATCTAGTCACATTCTATGGTTTCTTGCCACAAGGAGAGAACCCTTATGATGTCATGCCTCTTG ATATAGATGCTACCATAACAGATTGTTCTAAGGATTGCTGCCCTTTGTCTAGTTGGACCAATCACATGGTGCGGGGTACTTGGTTCTCAAAGAACCATGGCATCTTTCATTATGGTTTGCCGCCTCCTTTATTACATAATTTTCGAAGAGCTCAGTCTCCTATGTTACAAGCTAATACCCAT GAGAACTTGGAAACTGAGTTGGAAATTCTAGAAGACCTTCGTTCTACCTTTGAAGACATGTTGGAAACCCTCGGTGAGACTGATCTTGATGACAG AAGTACGAGTTGGGATGTAAAGCTAGCAATGGAGTTCAAAGATCAACAAAGAAGAATTGTCTCCTCAATTGTAACTTCTTGTTACTATGGTTGCAAGTTGTTAGAAGATGAATTGCTAAAAAAATAG